One window of the Plasmodium vivax chromosome 2, whole genome shotgun sequence genome contains the following:
- a CDS encoding ubiquitin carboxyl-terminal hydrolase, putative (encoded by transcript PVX_081540A): MGGMSAPPCRSEEDTDENCITYDDMFRNYDSENNSEGRGSPEENCNVKDFITSLHFNNPLEERILSRRKASASQCGEKKAGRDNDDNDDGEAATHGDNGEEETSPNKEAGATVGEANGSACHQESKEDLFGSNPTRVGVFPMESSTPKQSLLGQNYHFTSRAYKNGGTSASAGAVGVGTLTAMMMPPDPFANENSVMKKFPSLGVLESEDEKVEKAEKRAENPEATKGLPPTNDNRRRAKKKDSLKSNATAKRDGSDPNVVPSQTEQTGNHSMNGPLNEFPYDNPMQTTTTPGSTPLSRSICIKKNPLNDNYQEVDFTTSALRRKTKSGEGNKLKRRGAAPKYLMLKVDTFELNKMTKSKLKHPPVGLVNLGNTCYLNSLLQALYSTVSFVVNLYLFNIREEPKEGGGEPCSNPFAEKESPASSPQGGAAQGGGSKMNTLSKQNTLSRQNTLSRLNTLNGTTPTNQVATAESERFLQELKNLYIIMTTTKKTYVSPDCILGLLPHELNNRNQQDVTELLRYIFDKLGGSSREFLRLIFSGVLVQKVQCQKCFFVSKKEEVIHDLSFPVPVKASERLSIQKFFDTFVQKEKIHGSNKYRCSKCNKKRNALKWNEIISPPCHLILILNRYNWSFSSNEKKKVKTHVKVNSKIVVNNFDYKLYGGIIHGGTSASSGHYYFIGKKSERDPQDEANDWYQMDDSVVSKTSSKSINRISKDPSNDHTPYVLFYRCKQAPLSPALHF; encoded by the exons ATGGGCGGGATGAGCGCACCCCCCTGCCGGAGCGAAGAAGACACAGATGAGAACTGCATCACCTACGATGACATGTTCCGAAATTACGACAGCGAAAACAACTCGGAGGGGAGGGGCAGCCCGGAGGAGAATTGCAATGTGAAGGATTTCATAACGAGTCTGCATTTCAACAACCCACTTGAGGAGAGGATACTCTCCAGGAGGAAGGCTTCCGCATCACAatgtggggagaaaaaagcagGGAGAGACAACGATGATAATGATGATGGGGAAGCAGCCACCCATGGTGACaacggggaggaagaaactTCCCCTAACAAGGAAGCAGGCGCGACTGTCGGAGAAGCAAACGGGTCGGCATGCCATCAAGAATCGAAAGAGGACCTATTCGGATCGAACCCCACGCGCGTAGGAGTTTTCCCCATGGAGTCCTCCACCCCCAAGCAGAGTTTATTAGGCCAGAATTATCACTTCACCAGTAGGGCGtataaaaatggagggaCATCAGCATCGGCAGGAGCGGTTGGGGTGGGGACTCTCACTGCCATGATGATGCCACCTGACCCGTTCGCAAATGAGAACAGCGTGATGAAGAAATTCCCCTCGCTGGGGGTGCTGGAGTCCGAAGATGAGAAGGTAGAGAAGGCGGAGAAGCGCGCGGAGAACCCCGAGGCGACAAAAGGCCTACCGCCAACCAATGACAACCGAAggagggcgaaaaaaaaagactctCTCAAAAGCAACGCTACAGCGAAACGGGATGGAAGTGACCCAAACGTCGTGCCCAGTCAAACGGAACAGACTGGAAACCACTCCATGAATGGACCACTAAATGAATTCCCGTATGATAACCCGATGCAAACCACCACCACCCCTGGTAGTACCCCCCTCAGTAGGAgcatttgcataaaaaaaaatccccttAATGATAACTACCAGGAGGTTGACTTCACAACGAGCGCtctgaggaggaagaccaaATCGGGAGAAgggaacaaattaaaaaggagaggagcCGCTCCAAAGTATCTGATGCTGAAGGTAGATACATTTGAGCTGAACAAGATGACGAAGAGTAAACTGAAGCATCCACCGGTTGGACTGGTAAACTTAGGCAACACGTGCTACTTGAATAGCCTTTTGCAGGCCCTATACAGCACCGTCTCCTTCGTGGTGAATTTGTATCTGTTTAACATTCGAGAGGAGCccaaggagggggggggcgagCCCTGTTCAAACCCGTTTGCGGAGAAGGAGAGCCCTGCTTCTAGCCCCCAGGGAGGAgcagcgcagggggggggtagcAAAATGAACACGCTTAGCAAGCAGAACACGCTCAGCAGGCAGAACACACTGAGCAGGCTGAACACGCTGAACGGGACGACCCCCACCAACCAGGTAGCCACGGCAGAGTCGGAGAGATTCCTACAGGAGCTAAAGAACCTCTACATTATAATGACCACCACGAAGAAGACGTACGTTTCGCCTGACTGCATTTTGGGTCTCCTCCCACACGAACTGAACAATCGAAACCAGCAGGATGTAACCGAACTGCTCAGATACATCTTCGACAAGCTGGGAGGGTCCAGTAGGGAGTTCCTTCGGTTGATATTCTCCGGTGTTCTCGTGCAGAAGGTCCAATGCCAGAAGTGTTTCTTTGTCtctaaaaaggaggaggtcATTCACGACTTGTCCTTCCCTGTTCCTGTGAAGGCGTCGGAGAGACTCTCCATTCAGAAGTTTTTTGACACCTTtgtgcagaaggagaagatcCATGGGTCTAACAAGTACCGGTGCTCCAAGTGCAACAAGAAGAGGAACGCCCTCAAGTGGAACGAGATCATCTCCCCGCCCTGCCACCTCATCTTGATCCTCAACAG GTACAACTGGTCCTTCAGCTCCaacgagaagaagaaggtgaagacgCACGTGAAGGTCAACTCGAAGATTGTGGTGAACAACTTTGACTACAAGCTGTACGGAGGCATCATCCACGGAGGCACGTCTGCCTCCTCCGGCCACTACTACTTCATTGGGAAGAAGTCCGAGCGGGATCCGCAGGACGAAGCGAACGACTGGTACCAGATGGACGACTCCGTGGTCAGCAAGACGAGCTCCAAATCGATTAACCGGATTTCCAAGGACCCCTCCAACGACCACACGCCCTACGTTTTGTTTTACCGCTGCAAGCAGGCGCCCCTCTCCCCCGCGCTGCACTTCTAG